The following coding sequences lie in one Chionomys nivalis chromosome 8, mChiNiv1.1, whole genome shotgun sequence genomic window:
- the Sfxn2 gene encoding sideroflexin-2 isoform X1, which produces MEADLSGFNIDAPRWDQRMFLGRVKHFFNITDPRTIFASEQELDWAKAMVEKSRMGLVPPGTQVEQLLYAKKLYDSAFHPDTGEKMNVIGRMSFQVPGGMIITGFMLQFYRTMPAVIFWQWVNQSFNALVNYTNRNAASPTSVRQMALSYFTATTTAVATAVGMNMWTKRAPPLVARWVPFAAVAAANCVNIPMMRQQELIQGICVKDRDQNELGHSQRAAAVGITQVVISRITMAAPGMILLPVVMERLEPLRLMKKVRVLHAPLQVLLCGCFLLFMVPVACGLFPQECELPVSYLEPELQDTIKAKHGERVLFAYFNKGL; this is translated from the exons ATGGAGGCTGACCTGTCTGGCTTTAACATTGATGCGCCCCGTTGGGATCAGCGCATGTTCCTGGGCCGTGTGAAGCACTTCTTTAACATCACGGATCCTCGCACCATCTTTGCGTCAGAGCAGGAACTGGACTGGGCCAAGGCGATGGTTGAGAAGAGCAG GATGGGACTTGTGCCCCCTGGCACTCAGGTGGAGCAGCTGCTGTATGCTAAGAAGCTGTATGACTCTGCTTTCCACCCTGACACTGGGGAGAAGATGAACGTCATTGGGCGGATGTCCTTCCAGGTCCCCGGGGGCATGATCATCACAGGCTTCATGCTGCAGTTCTACAG GACAATGCCCGCGGTGATCTTCTGGCAGTGGGTGAACCAGTCCTTCAATGCCTTAGTCAACTACACCAACAGAAATGCGGCTTCCCCTACGTCAGTCAG GCAGATGGCTCTCTCCTACTTCACAGCCACTACTACTGCGGTGGCCACTGCAGTGGGCATGAATATGTGGACAAAG AGAGCTCCACCCTTGGTGGCCCGATGGGTGCCCTTTGCCGCTGTGGCTGCAGCTAACTGTGTCAATATCCCAATGATGCGACAGCA GGAACTCATCCAGGGCATCTGTGTGAAGGACAGGGACCAAAATGAGCTTGGCCATTCTCAG AGAGCTGCAGCTGTGGGCATCACCCAAGTGGTTATTTCTCGGATTACTATGGCTGCCCCTGGCATGA TCTTACTACCTGTGGTCATGGAGCGGCTGGAGCCCCTGCGGCTGATGAAG AAAGTCAGAGTGCTGCACGCCCCGCTGCAGGTCTTGCTGTGTGGCTGCTT CCTCCTCTTCATGGTGCCAGTGGCATGTGGGCTCTTCCCTCAGGAATG cGAATTACCAGTTTCCTATCTAGAACCAGAGCTGCAGGACACCATCAAGGCCAAGCATGGAGAGCGAGTCCTCTTTGCCTACTTTAATAAGGGTCTCTAA
- the LOC130879433 gene encoding prohibitin 1 encodes MAAKVFESIGKFGLALAVAGGVVNSALYNVDAGHRAVIFDRFRGVQDVVVGEGTHFLIPWVQKPIIFDCRSRPRNVPVITGSKDLQNVNITLRILFRPVASQLPRIYTSIGEDYDERVLPSITTEILKSVVARFDAGELITQRELVSRQVSDDLTERAATFGLILDDVSLTHLTFGKEFTEAVEAKQVAQQEAERARFVVEKAEQQKKAAIISAEGDSKAAELIANSLATAGDGLIELRKLEAAEDIAYQLSRSRNITYLPAGQSVLLQLPQ; translated from the coding sequence ATGGCTGCCAAAGTGTTTGAGTCCATCGGAAAGTTCGGCCTGGCTTTAGCAGTGGCAGGAGGCGTGGTGAACTCCGCCTTGTataatgtggatgctgggcacaGAGCTGTCATCTTTGACCGATTCCGTGGAGTACAGGACGTCGTGGTAGGGGAAGGGACTCACTTTCTCATCCCGTGGGTACAGAAACCAATTATCTTTGACTGCCGCTCGCGACCACGGAACGTACCAGTCATCACTGGTAGCAAAGATTTGCAGAACGTCAATATCACACTACGTATCCTCTTCCGGCCGGTGGCCAGCCAGCTCCCTCGTATTTACACCAGCATCGGCGAGGACTATGATGAGCGGGTGCTGCCTTCCATCACTACAGAGATCCTCAAGTCGGTGGTGGCTCGTTTTGATGCTGGAGAATTGATCACCCAGCGAGAGCTGGTCTCCCGGCAGGTGAGCGATGACCTCACAGAGAGAGCAGCAACATTTGGGCTCATCCTGGATGACGTGTCCTTGACACATCTGACCTTCGGGAAGGAGTTCACAGAAGCAGTGGAAGCCAAacaggtggctcagcaggaagCGGAGAGGGCCAGATTTGTGGTGGAAAAGGCTGAGCAGCAGAAGAAAGCAGCCATCATCTCTGCTGAGGGCGATTCTAAGGCCGCCGAGCTGATCGCCAACTCCCTGGCCACGGCAGGCGATGGCCTGATTGAGCTGCGGAAGCTGGAAGCAGCTGAGGACATTGCTTACCAGCTCTCTCGCTCTCGGAACATCACCTACCTGCCAGCAGGGCAGTCGGTGCTCCTCCAGCTTCCCCAGTGA
- the Sfxn2 gene encoding sideroflexin-2 isoform X2 codes for MEADLSGFNIDAPRWDQRMFLGRVKHFFNITDPRTIFASEQELDWAKAMVEKSRMGLVPPGTQVEQLLYAKKLYDSAFHPDTGEKMNVIGRMSFQVPGGMIITGFMLQFYRTMPAVIFWQWVNQSFNALVNYTNRNAASPTSVSLTTCGHGAAGAPAADEESQSAARPAAGLAVWLLPPLHGASGMWALPSGMVSAIYCLLCFIKCSALLLTDLLRERDHGGTTDVSKDRCPSTSTLAFLRWVNGAPVRSLRGWGRSQE; via the exons ATGGAGGCTGACCTGTCTGGCTTTAACATTGATGCGCCCCGTTGGGATCAGCGCATGTTCCTGGGCCGTGTGAAGCACTTCTTTAACATCACGGATCCTCGCACCATCTTTGCGTCAGAGCAGGAACTGGACTGGGCCAAGGCGATGGTTGAGAAGAGCAG GATGGGACTTGTGCCCCCTGGCACTCAGGTGGAGCAGCTGCTGTATGCTAAGAAGCTGTATGACTCTGCTTTCCACCCTGACACTGGGGAGAAGATGAACGTCATTGGGCGGATGTCCTTCCAGGTCCCCGGGGGCATGATCATCACAGGCTTCATGCTGCAGTTCTACAG GACAATGCCCGCGGTGATCTTCTGGCAGTGGGTGAACCAGTCCTTCAATGCCTTAGTCAACTACACCAACAGAAATGCGGCTTCCCCTACGTCAGTCAG TCTTACTACCTGTGGTCATGGAGCGGCTGGAGCCCCTGCGGCTGATGAAG AAAGTCAGAGTGCTGCACGCCCCGCTGCAGGTCTTGCTGTGTGGCTGCTT CCTCCTCTTCATGGTGCCAGTGGCATGTGGGCTCTTCCCTCAGGAATGGTATCAGCCATCTATTGCCTGCTTTGTTTTATCAaatgctctgctctgctcctcaCTGACCTGCTGAGAGAGAGGGACCATGGGGGGACAACAGATGTTTCTAAGGACAGGTGCCCGTCCACCTCAACTCTGGCCTTTTTACGCTGGGTGAATGGCGCACCAGTCAGGTCTCtgaggggttgggggagaagcCAGGAGTAA